GCCGGCGCGGCCGAGATACAAGCTGAGCAGCGCTTCGCCCGCGACGAACAGCAGCGCGGTGACGGGTGCGCCCACCTCGACGTCGCGCCAGGAGACGTGGGCGTCGGGCAGCACCTTGTAGACGAGCGCGAACATCAGCCCGATCAGCACGACGTCGACCAGATAGCTGACGGCGCTCGCCGCGACGGGCGAACCGAAGAACGGCAAGACCGTCGCGAGGTGGGCGGTGAAGAACGCCAGCGCGACGTCGACGCACACCGTCAGCAACAGGCCCACGCCGATCAGCAGCAGCATCGCGGCCGAGACGAGCCGATTGCGCAGCGTCAGCCAGATGCCGTGCTGCCGCGGTTTCGCGCGCCATACGATGTTGATGGCCGATTGGAGCGTCAGGAACAATCCGGATGCCGCCAGCGCGAAGGTCACCCAACCGGCGGTCTGCGCGATCAACGAGCCTTGCCGGCTGGCGAAGCTGGTGTCGACCAGCGAGCGGACGAGCTGCGCGGTCTGGGCACCCGCGCCCAGCCCGATGGTCGAGATGATCTGGTTCTCGGCGACGTGGTGACCGTGGCCGCCGTCGGCCAACCCCACGACCTCGCCGGCGATCGCGATCGCGATGACGATCAGCGGCGCGATCGCGAAAACGGTCGAGTAGGCGATGGCGGCCGCCAGCAGCGAGGCGTTGTCGGCGCCGAACCGCGACCAGGTTTCCTTGAGCAGCCGAAGCGCGCGCGTCGCCATCGCCCGCCTCGTACCCGTGCGGAAGCGCGTTCAGGCGGGAAATCGCGCGGTTTTGGCCGGAAGACGAATCCCGTTGCTCAAGACGATCAAGGCGGCGGCCGTGCTGCCCGGGCTCGTGGCCTCGGCGGTCATCGCCGCGGCGGCCGTGGTCTGCGCGCACGCGGCGCCGGTCGTCGGCGCGCCGGTCTTCGCGCTGGTGTTCGGCGCGCTGCTCCGCGCCGTGCGGCCGCTGCCCCTGGTGCTGCGGCCGGGAACGGCGTTCTCGGCCCGGTCGGTCTTGCAGGCCGCGATCGTGCTCTCGGGCTTCGGACTCTCGCTGGCGACGGTGGTGCAGACGGGGCTGGGCACGTTGCCGGTGACCCTCGGGACGGTCGCGGTCGCGCTCGTGCTGGCGCCGCTGGTCGGGCGCGCGCTGGGCATCGCCGGGACGTTGCGCACCCTGGTCGGCTGCGGCACGGCGATCTGCGGCGCTTCGGCGATCGCGGCCGTCTCGGCCGTCATCGAGCCCAACGAAGCCGACGTCGCGCTGGCGATCGCGACGGTGTTCTTCTACAACCTGGTCGCGGTGTTCGTTTTCCCGCCGATCGGCCACGCGCTGCACCTCTCGCAAGACGCGTTCGGGTTGTGGGCGGGGACGGCGATCAACGACACCTCGTCGGTCGTCGCCGCAGGCTACGTCTACGGGCACGAAGCCGGAGCGCACGCGACGATCGTCAAGCTGACGCGCGCGACGCTGATCCTGCCGCTGGTCGCGGCGATCGCGATCGTGCGAGCGCGGCGCCTCGGCGCCGGCGGCCGGCGGCTGCCGTGGCGGCAGATCGTGCCGTGGTTCATCCTGTGGTTCTTGGTCGCCGCGCTGGCCAGCGGCGCCGGGTTGATTCCCGCCGCCTGGCACGCGGCCGTCGCCGAGCTGGCGACGTTCCTGATCTCGGTCGCGCTGGCCGCGATCGGCCTGCAGACCGATCTCGCGCGACTGGTGAAAGCGGGCGCGCGGCCGTTGGCGCTGGGCGGCATCCTATGGGTCGCGGTCGCGCTCTCGTCGCTCGCGATCCAGCGCGCGACGGGTCTGTAACCGCTAGCGAATCGTCAGCACGAAGCGCGCGGCGCCGCCGGTGCGCGGGCGTCCGTTGACGACCGGCGCGGCCTGGACGACGGCCGGGCCCGGCTGCACCAGCTCGATCGTGAGCGAGATGGTGGCCTTGCCCGCATCGTCGCTCTTGACGTCGTACGCCTGCGGATCGACGCGCGTCACCTCGTCGGGTTGATCGGAGGGCGGCAAGACGCAGCCGCGGGTGACGCAGGTGAAGCGTACCGCGGCGTGACGTTGGTGCGCTCCGTGCAGCTGCACGACCAGCGGGGTGGGGAACTGCGCGTCGTACGCCGCCTTGTCGCTGGCGACGTATCCCCACGCGCTCTGCGGCGTCCCCGAGACGGCCGTCACGGTGAACGGACCGCTCGCGGCGGCCGCCGCGGCGAGCAGTACCGGGACCAGGGGGCGCAGCATCTCGCCGGGGTCTTACCCGGCCAGCGCGACCGGTTCCTCGCCCATCAGGCGCGCGGCCAGCTCGCGCGCTTGCAGCGCGATCTCGGGGATCGCCGTCGTCTCGATCAGCGTCCCGAACCGGACCGGACCGAGCGCGTAGACGCGCGCTTGCGCGGCCCCGTCGCGACCGATGAGCGTGCCGTTCTGCGCGACCTGCACGCCGATGTGCAGCGGATACGGCGTCATCGTCCCGCGCGCCAGCAGCTGCGCGATCAGCGGGTTCGCCAGGTGGCGGAAATCGTGCTCGGGGCCGCTGCAGTTGACGACCCGCGCGGCCTCGAGAACGATCTGCTCGTCGCTGCCGCGCAGGCGAATCGGCACGCGCAAGCCGGCCGGCGTGGCGGCGATCTCGCCGGTGCGGCCGGCCAGCGTGCGCAGCGTGTCGGCCGCGAACAGCTCGGCCAGCAGCTTCGCCGCCTCCGGCGCGACGCGATGACGGTGCACGTTCCAGTACGGCATCACGTGGCGCACGAAGCGGCGCTGCTCGGCCAGCGAGAGGGCTTGCCAGAGCACGTTGGCGCGCGGCCGCACGCGATCGACGGCGACCCGCCAGTCCGCGCGCACGCCACGCGCGTCGTCGGCCAGCGTACGCATCGCGTCGAGCAGGTCGCGCGCGGTCTCCGCTTCCGGCGCGGCGGCCGGCGGCGCGTCGAACAAGCGGTGCTCGTGCGGCAGCAGACCGCGCCGCGAAACCATGACGATCGTGCCGCGGTGTCCGCGATGGCGCAGGCCCAGCACCGCGTCGACCGCGGTGAGCCCGGTGCCCAGCAGCACGACGGTCTCGTCCGATTCGGCGTCCAGCGCACCGGGCGCCCAGGCGGAGCGGAAGAAGCGCGGCGAGAGCTCGGCCCCGCTGCCCAGCCGCGGCCACGCCGCCGGCTCGGCGTTGCCGGTCGCCACCACCAGCGCGTCGGCTCGCAGCGTGGCGCCGTCGGAGCAGACGGCGCGCACGCCCTGATCGTCGATCTCCGCGTCGACGACCAGCGCGCGCCGGTGCTGGAGCCGCGCTCCCGCCACGGCGCGCGCGCGCGTCGCGATCGCGTGCAGATACGCGCCGTAGACGCCGCGCGGCGCGAAGCTCTGCGGTCCGGCGTGCTCGGGCGCGTGCGTCGCCAGCCAGCGCACGAAATGGTCGGGGTCGTCGGCGAAGGCCGACATCGCGCGCGCCGGCGCGTTGAGCAGGTGCAGGGGGCAGTCGGTCGCGTACGCCATCCCGGCGCCCAGCCGTTCGCCGGGCTCGACGATCGTGATCGGCGCGCGCAGGCCGCCGCGGATCAGCGCCGCCGCGAGCAAGGCGCCGCTGGCGCCGCCGCCGGCGATGACGACCGAGCGGTCAGGCATCGTAGGAGAGGTCGACGCGCGCGGCGCGCCACCAGCCGGCGTCGTCGACCGAGAACGCGCGGCAGAACTCGAACGCGCCGCCGTAGACGTGCACCGTGTGCGCCGTCTTGGTCCCGACGTTGCGGAACGAGTGGTACTCGAGCGGCGGGATCAGGATTCCCACGCAGCTCGGCGGAGCCAGGTGCTCGCCCTGGCAGCGAAACTTGTAGCGGCCTTCGACGTCACGGTCGAGCAGGCGGAACGCCGTCTCTTCCATCGTGCCGCGCACGACGATCTCCGCGCCCCACAGGCCGGCGTGGTCGTGCAGCGCGCTGGCCTGACCGGGCTCCCAGGTCATGCCGACGACGACGAAGCGGTCGTGCGGATCGCGGTGGATCAGCCGCCGCTGGTAGTGGTCCGCGCTCGCCGCCGGAAACAGGTCCGCGGCGAAGGCGCCGGCGGCTTCCAACTGGGCCAGCACCCGGGCGAGCCCCGTCACGCGGTCGGCGACGACGGCTCGCTCGATCGGTCCGATCACGTCCGCGAGGTCGGCCGGCGGCGGCGTGGCTGCGTGCATCTCCATCCCTTGGCGACGAGGGGCTCTCACCTTTCCATCGGGTCGGCCGCGGGCCGACTTGAGGAACCAGGCGGCCTCAGTCGTAGCGAATGGAGCGCACGACGACCGTCCTGTCGCCGGCCGGCCGGTGCCACACCCCGCGCTGGCCGACTTTCTTTCCCACGATCGCGACCGCCAGCGGCGAGTCGAAGGCGATCTTGCCGGCCCGCACGTCGCTGGCGTCCTCGGCGACGATGGTGAAGGTCGACTGGCTGCCCTCGGCCGCGCCGTCCAGGGTCACGGTGGCGCCGTAACCGACGCGGCTGCGGTCCTCCGGCGGCGCGTGGCTGATCGGTTGGCGGGTGGGCGGGACGACCTCGGGTTCCGGCACGTCGTCGCGCTCCTTGGTGAAGGCGCGGCTCATGCGCTCATGCTTCCCATGCCACGTGGGCGGCACACGCCGCCGACCGGGGCTCGCCGCAGCCGCGGGGCGAACGGCCGGGGTCGTGTTCCGATCAGCGGAATTCGATTGACTCCTCGATCGGCGGTGGCGTACCGTGAGGCCATTCTGCGCGCGCGAGTCGGAGGCGGCGTTTGGCGAGCTTACAGACGATCGACGACGCCCTGAGCATCCTCGAGTTCCTCGCACGGACCGGCGCGCCGCAGCCTCTCTCGCGCATCAGCCGTGACTTGAGCATGTCGAAGCCGCGTACGCATCGCATGCTCGCGACGCTGGTCGCGCGCGGCTACGTCACGCGCGATCCGCTGACCGCGCACTACGGATTCGGCGCGATGTGCGGTTCGCTGATCGCGCAGGCGCGCGCTGGCGTCTCGCTCTCGCAGGCGTGCGGACCGGCCCTGCGCCGGCTGTGGTCGTCGACGCGCGAGACCTGCTACCTCGCCGTCCTCGAAGCCGATCGCGCGATCGTCGTCGACAAGCTCGACAGCCAGCTGCCCGTGATCGCCACCTCGGTACTCGGGCGAGCGCTGCCGCTGCACGGC
The Candidatus Sulfotelmatobacter sp. genome window above contains:
- a CDS encoding YihY/virulence factor BrkB family protein; this translates as MATRALRLLKETWSRFGADNASLLAAAIAYSTVFAIAPLIVIAIAIAGEVVGLADGGHGHHVAENQIISTIGLGAGAQTAQLVRSLVDTSFASRQGSLIAQTAGWVTFALAASGLFLTLQSAINIVWRAKPRQHGIWLTLRNRLVSAAMLLLIGVGLLLTVCVDVALAFFTAHLATVLPFFGSPVAASAVSYLVDVVLIGLMFALVYKVLPDAHVSWRDVEVGAPVTALLFVAGEALLSLYLGRAGIANAYGAVGSLVVLLVWVYYSAMLFLFGAEFTRVYADLRTAPVAVAVPAPAA
- a CDS encoding putative sulfate exporter family transporter translates to MLKTIKAAAVLPGLVASAVIAAAAVVCAHAAPVVGAPVFALVFGALLRAVRPLPLVLRPGTAFSARSVLQAAIVLSGFGLSLATVVQTGLGTLPVTLGTVAVALVLAPLVGRALGIAGTLRTLVGCGTAICGASAIAAVSAVIEPNEADVALAIATVFFYNLVAVFVFPPIGHALHLSQDAFGLWAGTAINDTSSVVAAGYVYGHEAGAHATIVKLTRATLILPLVAAIAIVRARRLGAGGRRLPWRQIVPWFILWFLVAALASGAGLIPAAWHAAVAELATFLISVALAAIGLQTDLARLVKAGARPLALGGILWVAVALSSLAIQRATGL
- a CDS encoding FAD/NAD(P)-binding protein produces the protein MPDRSVVIAGGGASGALLAAALIRGGLRAPITIVEPGERLGAGMAYATDCPLHLLNAPARAMSAFADDPDHFVRWLATHAPEHAGPQSFAPRGVYGAYLHAIATRARAVAGARLQHRRALVVDAEIDDQGVRAVCSDGATLRADALVVATGNAEPAAWPRLGSGAELSPRFFRSAWAPGALDAESDETVVLLGTGLTAVDAVLGLRHRGHRGTIVMVSRRGLLPHEHRLFDAPPAAAPEAETARDLLDAMRTLADDARGVRADWRVAVDRVRPRANVLWQALSLAEQRRFVRHVMPYWNVHRHRVAPEAAKLLAELFAADTLRTLAGRTGEIAATPAGLRVPIRLRGSDEQIVLEAARVVNCSGPEHDFRHLANPLIAQLLARGTMTPYPLHIGVQVAQNGTLIGRDGAAQARVYALGPVRFGTLIETTAIPEIALQARELAARLMGEEPVALAG
- a CDS encoding cysteine dioxygenase family protein; this translates as MHAATPPPADLADVIGPIERAVVADRVTGLARVLAQLEAAGAFAADLFPAASADHYQRRLIHRDPHDRFVVVGMTWEPGQASALHDHAGLWGAEIVVRGTMEETAFRLLDRDVEGRYKFRCQGEHLAPPSCVGILIPPLEYHSFRNVGTKTAHTVHVYGGAFEFCRAFSVDDAGWWRAARVDLSYDA
- a CDS encoding GreA/GreB family elongation factor, producing the protein MSRAFTKERDDVPEPEVVPPTRQPISHAPPEDRSRVGYGATVTLDGAAEGSQSTFTIVAEDASDVRAGKIAFDSPLAVAIVGKKVGQRGVWHRPAGDRTVVVRSIRYD
- a CDS encoding IclR family transcriptional regulator: MASLQTIDDALSILEFLARTGAPQPLSRISRDLSMSKPRTHRMLATLVARGYVTRDPLTAHYGFGAMCGSLIAQARAGVSLSQACGPALRRLWSSTRETCYLAVLEADRAIVVDKLDSQLPVIATSVLGRALPLHGVSAGKVLLASRPDHEVEVLIQRSIAAYGQARPRDPARVLAEVRRTRAHGYAENPGGGFRDAVAGVAAPVRWPEKGTVAAAIAVCLPVNRFRANSAELRAAVLAAAAEASAALDAAVDAGIGGLSKRGRSRTPEAS